One Halichoerus grypus chromosome 1, mHalGry1.hap1.1, whole genome shotgun sequence genomic region harbors:
- the LOC118545425 gene encoding C-C chemokine receptor type 1 — protein MQEARMATSAPTKDYDMTTEYDYEGITPCQKGEVRAFGAQLLPPLYSLVFIIGLVGNILVLLVLMQYKRLKSMTSIYLLNLAISDLLFLFTLPFWIDYKLKDDWIFSDGTCKLLSGLYYTGLYSEIFFIILLTFDRYLAIVHAVFALRVRTVIFGIITSIGAWGLAILASIPGFYFSKIQQEFSHSTCSLHFPHGSLKAWKQFQALKLNMLGLVLPLLVMIICYTEIIRILLKRPNEKKAKAVRLIFVIMIVFFLFWTPYNLAVLVSAFQDSLFTDECRQSKQLDLAMQVTEVIAYTHCCVNPVIYAFVGERFRRYLRQLFRRLLSVRLLKALPFLSTDRLERASSVSPSTAEHELSAGF, from the coding sequence ATGCAAGAAGCCAGGATGGCAACCTCAGCCCCCACAAAGGACTATGACATGACAACAGAATATGACTATGAGGGCATAACCCCATGCCAGAAGGGAGAGGTGAGGGCCTTTGGAGCTCAGCTGCTGCCCCCCTTGTACTCCCTGGTGTTCATCATTGGCCTGGTGGGCAACATCCTGGTGCTCCTGGTCCTCATGCAGTACAAGAGGCTCAAGAGCATGACCAGCATCTACCTCCTCAATCTGGCCATTTCAGACCTGCTCTTCCTCTTCACGCTGCCCTTCTGGATTGACTACAAGCTAAAGGATGACTGGATTTTCAGTGATGGCACCTGTAAGTTGCTCTCGGGGCTTTATTACACAGGCTTGTATAGTGAGATCTTTTTCATCATCCTGCTGACCTTCGACAGATACCTGGCCATCGTCCATGCTGTGTTTGCCCTGCGGGTTCGGACTGTCATCTTTGGGATCATCACCAGCATTGGCGCCTGGGGCCTGGCCATCTTGGCCTCCATCCCAGGCTTCTACTTTTCCAAGATCCAGCAGGAGTTCTCCCATAGCACCTGCAGCCTCCACTTCCCTCACGGAAGCCTCAAAGCCTGGAAACAGTTCCAGGCTCTGAAACTGAACATGTTGGGGCTGGTTCTGCCTCTGTTGGTCATGATCATCTGCTACACAGAGATCATACGGATTCTGCTCAAACGACCCAACGAGAAGAAAGCCAAAGCCGTCCGTCTGATCTTTGTCATCATGATcgtcttctttctcttctggacCCCTTACAACCTGGCAGTGCTGGTCTCTGCTTTCCAAGACAGCCTCTTCACCGATGAGTGCAGGCAGAGCAAACAGCTGGACCTGGCCATGCAGGTGACGGAGGTGATCGCTTACACGCACTGCTGCGTCAACCCCGTCATCTACGCCTTCGTCGGGGAGAGGTTCCGCAGGTACCTGCGCCAGCTGTTCCGCCGGCTGCTGTCCGTGCGCCTGCTGAAAGCGCTCCCCTTCCTCTCCACCGACAGGCTCGAGAGGGCTAGCTCCGTGTCCCCCTCCACGGCGGAGCATGAACTCTCCGCTGGGTTCTGA